The stretch of DNA GTAATAGCAACAGGCGCACCAAATCCAGCAGCACCTTCTAAAAAAGCACCAAATGCAAAACCAATTAAAATAACTTGAATTCTTTGGTCTTCAGTTATTGAAATAATTGAATTTCTAATAATATCAAATTGACCACTTTTAACAGTTAATTTGTATAAGAATACTGATGCTACGATAATCCAAGCAATCGGCCATAAACCAAATAAGAATCCATATTCAGCTGATGCGAATACCATATTAACTGGCATATCAAATCCAAAAACTGCTACAATCATAGAAAGAGCTAACGTAATGATTGCTGCGTAGTGTCCTTTCATTCTAAATACTGCTAGTGCCAAAAAGAAAAAAACAATAGGGATCAGTGCTACAAGCGCCGATAGTCCTAAGCTATCTCCAATTGGAGCATATACTTGTTGCCAAGTTTGCATATAAAACCTCCATAATAAAAAATATCCAAAGAATATTAAAATGGTATGAGATTTATATGATTTTAATGGGTGTAAGAAGGAAAGGAATCAAATATCTTTAAAAATGTATCCAGTATCAACAACTGTTTGAATAAACTCTTTGTTTAATATCTTTCTTACTCTTCTAATTAAACTTCGAATAGATTCTAAAGATACAAAACTTCCTTCCCAAACATAGTTTTCTATTGTACTATATGTAATTACTTGATTTTTTTTGCTAAGAAAAAGATTCATAAGAAGTTTTTCTTTTTTTGTTAATCTGGTTTCTTCATCATCAATAACTAAAGTTGCTGATTTAAAATCAAAATATGAATTTGTATCAAAATAGATTTTATCATCTTTGATATTACAAAGTTTTTCTATTTTTATCTCTAATTCATCAATAAAAAAAGGTTTTTTTAAATAATCATTACAGCCAAAATCATAAGATTGTTTTATTACATCAAGTTCAACACTCGCACTTATAATTATTACTGGAATTACATCATAATATTCTCTTATTTTTTTTAAAATATTTATACCATCTATATTTGGAACATTTATATCTAAAATAAAACAAGAAAAACCTTCTGTTATTCTTTCATAAGCCTTTGCCCCATCTGTAAAAGACTCTACACTATAATTTTTTAGTTTTAATCTTTTTGTTATAGTTTCATTCAATTTTTGATTATCTTCTAAAAGTAAGATTTTCATTTTAAACCTTTTTGTGTGGAAGTTTTATTGTAAAGATAACATTATTTTTATTGTTTCGGACATTAATCGTTCCTCTCATTTTATCTTCAATGATAATTTTGGCCATATAAAGACCAATTCCAGTTCCATCTTCTTTAGTTGTAAAATATGGTTCAAAAATAGAATTAATGATTTTTTCATCAATTGCACCAGCATCATCAATAATTTCAATTGTATTAAAATTTGTACATCTTTCAATATTTATATCAATTTTTCCTTTTTGATTTATAGGAAGATCTTTTTCTACAATTTTATTTTTTGCGTTGTTTATGATATTTAATAAAACTTGTTTAAATTCATTTTCATATCCATAAATCAATAATTCTTCATTTTTATTTTTATAATTAAAATTCATTTTAATATTCGAATAAAATATTTGTTTTCCAATTATTTCGTTGATTTCATTAAAAGCTTTAGATATAGAAAAAAGGTTTTTTTTAGTTGATGGTTTAAGGAAATTTCTAAAATCACTTAGAGTTTTTGACATATATTTTATTTGAATCATAGAATCATTTACAAAACTTTTAACATCATTATCTTTTAATTCATTTAATAAATATGAAGTTTGAATATCTTG from Arcobacter suis CECT 7833 encodes:
- a CDS encoding response regulator transcription factor, with translation MKILLLEDNQKLNETITKRLKLKNYSVESFTDGAKAYERITEGFSCFILDINVPNIDGINILKKIREYYDVIPVIIISASVELDVIKQSYDFGCNDYLKKPFFIDELEIKIEKLCNIKDDKIYFDTNSYFDFKSATLVIDDEETRLTKKEKLLMNLFLSKKNQVITYSTIENYVWEGSFVSLESIRSLIRRVRKILNKEFIQTVVDTGYIFKDI